The following are encoded in a window of Bradyrhizobium sp. WBOS07 genomic DNA:
- a CDS encoding GMC family oxidoreductase, whose amino-acid sequence MNATSSLTPSDPEFDYIIVGAGSAGCVLANRLSANGKHTVLLLEAGPKDSNIWIHVPLGYGKLFKEKTVNWMYQTEPEPELKGRQVFQPRGKTLGGSSSINGLLYVRGQHEDYDRWRQLGNTGWGYDDVLPYFKKAENQSRGADQYHGTGGPLPVSNMVVTDPLSKAFIDAAVESGLPYNPDFNGATQEGVGLFQTTTRNGRRASTSVAYLGPAKARGNLKIETNALGHRVLFEGRRAVGVEYRQGAQLRRARARKEIVLSSGAYNSPQLLQLSGVGPADLLRKHGIDVVLDAPGVGHDLQDHMQVRIVMRCSQKITLNDTVNHPLRRTMAGARYALFRKGWLTIAAGTAGAFFKTSPRLASPDIQVHFLPFSTDKMGEKLHDFSGFTASVCQLRPESRGSLRIRSADPTVPPEIRINYMSTETDRTTNVEGIKILRKILNAPALKPFVVSEYDPGAKVATDAEILDYCRERGSTIYHPTSTCRMGNDPLAVVDQRLRVRGLEGLRVVDGSIMPDLVSGNTNAPIIMIAEKASDMILEDAR is encoded by the coding sequence ATGAACGCAACTTCCTCCCTCACGCCGTCCGATCCAGAGTTCGATTACATCATCGTCGGCGCCGGCTCTGCCGGCTGCGTTCTGGCCAACAGGCTGTCGGCGAACGGCAAGCACACAGTGCTGCTGCTCGAGGCCGGGCCAAAGGATTCCAATATCTGGATCCACGTGCCGCTCGGCTACGGCAAGCTGTTCAAGGAGAAGACCGTCAACTGGATGTACCAGACCGAGCCGGAGCCCGAGCTGAAGGGCCGCCAGGTGTTCCAACCGCGCGGCAAGACGCTGGGCGGCTCGAGCTCGATCAACGGCCTGCTTTATGTCCGCGGCCAGCACGAGGATTACGACCGATGGCGTCAGCTCGGCAATACCGGCTGGGGCTATGACGACGTGCTGCCCTATTTCAAGAAGGCCGAGAACCAGTCGCGCGGCGCCGATCAATATCACGGCACGGGCGGACCGCTGCCGGTCTCCAACATGGTCGTCACCGACCCGCTGTCAAAGGCCTTCATCGACGCCGCGGTCGAGAGCGGCCTGCCCTACAACCCCGACTTCAACGGCGCCACGCAGGAGGGCGTCGGCCTGTTCCAGACCACGACGCGCAACGGCCGCCGCGCCTCGACCTCGGTGGCCTATCTCGGCCCGGCTAAGGCACGCGGCAATCTCAAGATCGAGACGAACGCGCTCGGCCACCGCGTGCTGTTCGAGGGCCGCCGCGCCGTCGGCGTCGAGTATCGGCAGGGCGCGCAACTCCGCCGCGCTCGCGCGCGAAAAGAGATCGTGCTCTCAAGCGGCGCCTACAACTCGCCGCAGCTGCTCCAGCTCTCCGGCGTCGGTCCCGCCGATCTCCTGCGCAAGCACGGCATCGACGTCGTGTTGGATGCGCCGGGCGTCGGTCACGACCTGCAGGACCACATGCAGGTCCGCATCGTGATGCGTTGCTCGCAGAAGATCACGCTGAACGACACCGTCAATCATCCGCTCCGCCGCACCATGGCCGGCGCGCGTTATGCGCTGTTCCGGAAGGGATGGCTGACGATTGCGGCCGGCACCGCCGGCGCGTTCTTCAAGACCAGCCCGCGGCTCGCCTCGCCCGACATCCAGGTGCACTTCCTGCCGTTCTCGACCGACAAGATGGGCGAGAAGCTGCACGATTTCTCCGGCTTCACCGCTTCAGTGTGCCAGCTCCGCCCCGAGAGTCGCGGTTCACTGCGCATCAGAAGCGCCGACCCGACCGTGCCGCCGGAAATCCGCATCAACTACATGTCGACCGAGACCGACCGCACCACCAACGTCGAAGGCATCAAGATCTTACGCAAGATCCTGAACGCGCCGGCGCTGAAGCCGTTCGTGGTCAGCGAGTACGATCCCGGGGCGAAGGTAGCTACGGATGCCGAAATATTGGATTATTGCCGCGAGCGCGGCAGCACCATCTACCATCCGACCTCGACCTGTCGTATGGGCAATGACCCACTCGCAGTGGTGGATCAGCGGTTGAGGGTGAGGGGTCTCGAAGGCCTGCGGGTCGTCGACGGCTCCATCATGCCGGACCTCGTCTCGGGGAACACCAATGCGCCGATCATCATGATCGCCGAAAAGGCCTCCGACATGATATTGGAGGACGCGCGGTAG
- a CDS encoding TetR/AcrR family transcriptional regulator: MAKQAERRAATSEAILTAARRLFGTQGFAATTMDEIAEGARVAKGAVYHHFKTKEAVFEAVFDQVSRDLVVEIDGAARAERDVLAAMVAGTQQYFAATANGPTGQIILRDGPAVLGWERWREIDARHFGGKLPRALAAAMDAGLIAKQPVEPLARLLLGAVTEAAVACAGRADIARAGAEYARAFKSLVEALRVKA; this comes from the coding sequence ATGGCGAAGCAGGCGGAGCGGAGGGCGGCGACATCGGAGGCGATCCTGACGGCGGCCCGCCGCCTGTTCGGGACGCAAGGCTTTGCCGCCACCACCATGGACGAGATCGCGGAGGGGGCCCGCGTCGCCAAGGGCGCGGTCTATCATCACTTCAAGACCAAGGAGGCGGTGTTCGAAGCCGTGTTCGACCAGGTTTCGCGCGACCTCGTCGTGGAGATCGACGGGGCCGCGCGCGCCGAAAGGGACGTGCTGGCCGCGATGGTCGCCGGCACCCAGCAATACTTCGCCGCGACCGCGAACGGCCCGACCGGCCAGATCATCCTGCGCGACGGCCCTGCGGTGCTCGGCTGGGAGCGCTGGCGCGAGATCGACGCAAGACACTTTGGCGGCAAGCTGCCGCGCGCGCTGGCGGCGGCGATGGACGCCGGTCTGATCGCAAAGCAGCCGGTCGAGCCCTTGGCGCGGCTGCTGCTCGGCGCCGTCACCGAGGCTGCGGTCGCCTGCGCCGGGCGCGCCGACATCGCAAGGGCGGGCGCGGAATATGCCCGTGCGTTCAAGTCGCTGGTCGAGGCGCTGCGCGTCAAGGCATGA
- a CDS encoding nuclear transport factor 2 family protein, with translation MPSREIVEAFAKRLEDGDFVGAILDYYTPDAATYENLAAPVVGRDKLADKERGVLAAFQAVTAVRIGPSLIDGDIVASRWKFSFTSADGVTRTLEEIAWQTWRGNEIVEERFFYDPKQLGR, from the coding sequence ATGCCGAGCCGTGAGATTGTCGAAGCGTTCGCAAAGAGGCTGGAGGACGGCGACTTCGTCGGAGCGATCCTCGACTACTACACGCCGGATGCCGCGACCTACGAGAATCTCGCCGCGCCGGTGGTCGGGCGCGACAAGCTCGCGGACAAGGAGCGTGGCGTGCTGGCGGCGTTCCAGGCCGTCACTGCCGTGCGCATCGGCCCGAGCCTGATCGATGGCGACATTGTCGCCAGCCGCTGGAAATTCTCCTTCACCAGCGCCGACGGCGTGACGCGGACGCTGGAGGAGATCGCGTGGCAGACCTGGCGCGGCAACGAGATCGTCGAGGAGCGTTTCTTCTACGATCCGAAACAGCTCGGGCGCTGA
- a CDS encoding bifunctional diguanylate cyclase/phosphodiesterase: MRTQLTTYFARLFAGDLSAFGGPVTDEAVAGHIRAEQMSLVLGYSVGIMLANACNAIVLAIALWSSPDRISALIWGAAVAGAAIAFGLQSRTARRITKPQFVSRRAMHRLVRNAFVLGAAWGIVPAAFFADASTGGQLVITCLCSGMLAGGALAFATVPIAAIAFTAPIFVGIAICLGRSGDLAFVLIAFLVVVYGSVLLRGVFVNSFSFARRVTQQIEAERTVRLDPLTHLPNRVAFNETLEAALKRLTLSGEEFAVLLLDLDRFKEVNDQLGHPAGDEFLVQVASRLQRCTRAAEHVARIGGDEFALVMANLVRPEDALEIAERFVAAFDEPFRIEGRQIVGATSVGIVLAPRDGNAPLDIMKNADTALYRAKKAGPGTIRFFEANDDKVSRDRKALQSDLEGAIARDELFLVFQPFLDLDQSRITGFEALLRWQHPERGLVPPSEFIPIAEETGLIHEIGEWVVRRACATVAKWPDEIRVAVNFSAAQFHNAGILQIIVQALREARIAPHRLEIEITESMLLSKYGLAEPVVNALLQLGVTVALDDFGTGFSSLTYLRKLPFSRIKVDQSFIRDMLVQPDCAAIVKSVIGLARDLHIGVVAEGVETADQLEYLRQIGCDEIQGYLISRPVSADGVLALLETRKLRATFAA, translated from the coding sequence ATGCGGACTCAACTGACCACCTATTTCGCGCGGCTGTTTGCCGGCGATCTGTCGGCGTTCGGCGGTCCCGTGACGGACGAAGCCGTGGCCGGCCATATCCGTGCCGAGCAGATGTCGCTCGTGCTCGGCTATTCGGTCGGCATCATGCTGGCCAATGCCTGCAACGCCATCGTGCTCGCCATCGCGCTGTGGTCGTCGCCGGACCGGATCTCCGCGCTGATCTGGGGCGCCGCCGTCGCCGGCGCGGCGATCGCATTCGGCCTGCAATCCCGCACCGCGCGCCGCATCACCAAACCGCAATTCGTCTCGCGCCGCGCCATGCACCGCCTGGTGCGAAATGCCTTCGTCCTCGGCGCCGCCTGGGGCATCGTCCCCGCCGCCTTCTTCGCCGACGCCTCGACCGGCGGCCAGCTCGTCATCACCTGCCTGTGCTCGGGCATGCTGGCGGGCGGCGCGCTCGCCTTCGCCACCGTCCCGATCGCAGCCATCGCCTTCACGGCCCCGATTTTCGTCGGGATCGCCATCTGCCTCGGCAGGAGCGGCGATCTGGCCTTTGTCCTGATCGCCTTCCTCGTCGTGGTCTACGGCAGCGTGCTGTTGCGCGGCGTGTTCGTCAATTCGTTCTCGTTCGCGCGGCGCGTCACGCAGCAGATCGAGGCGGAGCGCACGGTGCGGCTGGATCCCCTGACCCACCTGCCCAACCGTGTCGCCTTCAACGAGACGCTCGAGGCTGCGCTGAAGCGGCTGACGCTGTCCGGCGAGGAGTTTGCAGTGCTGCTGCTCGATCTCGACCGCTTCAAGGAGGTCAACGACCAGCTCGGCCATCCCGCCGGCGACGAATTCTTGGTCCAGGTCGCAAGCCGCCTGCAACGCTGCACACGCGCCGCCGAGCATGTCGCGCGCATCGGCGGCGACGAGTTCGCGCTGGTGATGGCCAATCTGGTGCGCCCGGAAGATGCCCTCGAGATCGCCGAGCGCTTCGTCGCGGCCTTCGACGAGCCGTTCCGTATCGAGGGCCGCCAGATCGTGGGCGCCACCAGCGTCGGCATCGTGCTGGCGCCACGCGACGGCAACGCGCCGCTCGACATCATGAAGAATGCCGATACGGCGCTCTACCGCGCCAAGAAGGCGGGCCCCGGCACTATCCGCTTCTTCGAGGCCAACGACGACAAGGTGTCACGCGATCGCAAGGCGCTGCAATCGGACCTCGAGGGTGCGATCGCGCGAGACGAGCTGTTTCTCGTGTTTCAGCCGTTCCTCGACCTCGACCAAAGCCGGATCACCGGCTTCGAGGCGCTGCTGCGCTGGCAGCATCCCGAGCGCGGATTGGTGCCGCCGAGCGAATTCATCCCGATCGCGGAGGAGACCGGGCTGATCCACGAGATCGGCGAATGGGTCGTCCGCCGCGCCTGCGCGACAGTCGCCAAATGGCCCGACGAGATCAGGGTCGCCGTGAACTTCTCCGCGGCGCAGTTTCACAACGCCGGCATCCTCCAGATCATCGTGCAGGCGCTCCGCGAGGCCAGGATCGCCCCGCACCGGCTCGAGATCGAGATCACGGAATCGATGCTGCTGTCGAAATACGGCCTGGCCGAGCCGGTCGTCAACGCGCTGCTGCAGCTCGGCGTCACCGTGGCGCTGGACGATTTCGGAACGGGGTTCTCCTCCCTCACCTATCTGCGCAAGCTGCCGTTCAGCCGTATCAAGGTCGACCAGTCCTTCATCCGCGACATGCTGGTGCAGCCCGACTGCGCCGCGATCGTGAAATCGGTGATCGGCCTCGCCCGCGACCTCCACATCGGCGTGGTGGCCGAAGGCGTCGAGACCGCCGACCAGCTGGAATATCTCAGGCAGATTGGCTGCGACGAGATTCAGGGCTACCTGATCAGCCGCCCGGTGTCGGCGGACGGCGTGCTGGCGCTGCTGGAGACGAGGAAGCTCCGGGCGACGTTCGCGGCGTAG
- a CDS encoding PDR/VanB family oxidoreductase produces the protein MRFIETWTSATLVSTRDLAPGIREFLIRPDQYDGVAYPVGSHINISMTIDGLPETRSYSLVGEASPHGFRIAVRRADDSRGGSRYMWQLKPGARLDITQPASLLVVDWSRDSYCLIAGGIGITPILGAAQALVRRAADVKLHYAVRSRAEAAYLDDLAALLGDRLVVHAGDEGKRLDLDALFASLPKGALALFCGPMRMLDAARHAWVGAGHALPDLRYETFGSSGTLPTEAFRVRLKGSNIELEIPRERSMLDVLNASGFEVISDCKRGECGLCAIDVVDVDGEIDHRDVFFSDHQKESNQKICACVSRARGTITVDTLLRADAI, from the coding sequence ATGCGCTTCATCGAAACCTGGACTTCGGCAACGCTCGTCTCGACGCGCGATCTCGCCCCCGGCATCCGCGAATTCCTGATCCGGCCCGATCAGTATGACGGTGTCGCCTATCCGGTCGGCAGCCACATCAATATCAGCATGACCATCGACGGCCTGCCGGAGACGCGATCCTATTCGCTGGTAGGCGAGGCCTCGCCGCACGGCTTCAGGATCGCGGTGCGCCGCGCTGACGATTCCCGCGGCGGCTCGCGCTACATGTGGCAGCTCAAGCCGGGCGCGCGGCTCGACATCACCCAGCCGGCCTCGCTCCTTGTGGTGGACTGGTCCCGCGACAGCTATTGCCTGATTGCCGGCGGCATCGGCATCACGCCGATCCTCGGCGCTGCCCAGGCGCTGGTGCGGCGCGCGGCCGACGTCAAACTGCATTATGCGGTGCGCTCGCGGGCAGAGGCTGCCTATCTCGACGATCTCGCCGCACTGCTTGGCGATCGCTTGGTCGTTCATGCCGGCGACGAGGGCAAGCGGCTCGATCTCGACGCGCTGTTCGCCTCGCTCCCCAAGGGCGCGCTCGCGCTGTTCTGCGGCCCGATGCGCATGCTCGATGCCGCCCGCCACGCCTGGGTCGGCGCCGGTCATGCGCTGCCCGACTTGCGCTACGAAACCTTCGGCTCCAGCGGCACGCTGCCAACCGAGGCGTTCCGGGTGCGCCTGAAGGGCTCGAACATCGAGCTGGAAATCCCGCGCGAGCGCTCGATGCTGGACGTGCTCAACGCCAGCGGCTTTGAGGTGATATCCGACTGCAAGCGCGGCGAATGCGGGCTGTGCGCCATCGACGTGGTCGATGTCGACGGCGAAATCGACCATCGCGACGTCTTCTTCAGCGACCACCAGAAAGAGAGCAACCAGAAGATCTGCGCCTGCGTCTCCCGCGCGCGGGGGACCATCACCGTGGACACGCTGCTGCGGGCGGATGCGATTTGA
- a CDS encoding GntR family transcriptional regulator gives MAEREVDRSVSQTVKAQLALRDQILSGALRPGERISELQAVETTGASRTPVRMALVRLEEEGLLEAIPSGGFMVKAFSERDISDSIELRGTLEGLAARFAAERGVSARELEPLKECLAAIDELLRQVPISIEAFSSYVTLNARFHALLTELSRSPPLIRQIDRASALPFASPSGFVMAQSALPEAQQILIIAQDHHRVVIDAIENREGARAEAIMREHARLAVRNLRLALRNRTHLDLLPALALIKSATD, from the coding sequence ATGGCCGAGCGCGAGGTCGACCGCTCCGTTTCCCAGACCGTGAAGGCGCAGCTCGCGCTGCGCGACCAGATCCTGTCCGGCGCCTTGCGGCCGGGCGAGCGCATCTCCGAGCTGCAGGCGGTGGAGACCACCGGCGCCTCGCGCACGCCGGTGCGCATGGCGCTGGTGCGGCTGGAGGAGGAGGGCCTCCTGGAGGCCATTCCCTCCGGCGGCTTCATGGTGAAGGCGTTCTCCGAGCGCGACATCTCCGATTCCATCGAGCTGCGCGGCACGCTCGAAGGCCTCGCCGCGCGCTTTGCGGCCGAGCGCGGCGTCTCCGCGCGCGAGCTCGAGCCGCTGAAAGAGTGCCTGGCCGCGATCGACGAATTGCTGCGCCAGGTGCCGATCTCGATCGAGGCGTTCTCGTCCTATGTCACGCTGAACGCGCGCTTCCACGCGCTGCTCACCGAATTGTCGCGCAGCCCCCCCTTGATCCGCCAGATCGACCGCGCCTCGGCGCTGCCGTTCGCATCCCCCAGCGGCTTCGTGATGGCGCAATCGGCGCTGCCTGAGGCGCAGCAGATCCTGATCATCGCCCAGGATCACCACCGCGTCGTGATTGATGCGATCGAGAACCGCGAAGGCGCGCGCGCCGAAGCGATCATGCGCGAGCACGCACGGCTCGCCGTGCGCAACTTGCGGCTCGCGCTGCGCAACCGGACCCATCTGGACCTGCTGCCGGCGCTCGCGCTGATCAAGTCCGCAACCGACTGA
- a CDS encoding aromatic ring-hydroxylating dioxygenase subunit alpha translates to MTKPFPMNAWYAAAWDAEVKPALLPRTICGKHVVMYRKADGSIAALEDACWHRLVPLSKGRLEGDTVVCGYHGLKFNAQGRCTFMPSQETINPSACVRSYPVVERHRYIWLWMGDPALADPALVPDLHWNHDPAWAGDGKTIHVKCDYRLVLDNLMDLTHETFVHGSSIGNEAVAEAPFDVTHGEKTVTVTRWMRNIEPPPFWAKQLGKPGLVDRWQIIRFEAPCTIAIDVGVAPAGTGAPEGDRSQGVNGFVLNTITPETEKTCHYFWAFVRNYQLGEQRITSEIREGVSGIFREDELILEAQQRAMDENPDRIFYNLNIDAGAMWSRKLIDKMVAKESAPQRLQAAE, encoded by the coding sequence ATGACAAAGCCCTTCCCGATGAACGCCTGGTACGCCGCCGCCTGGGATGCCGAGGTGAAGCCGGCGCTGCTGCCCCGGACGATCTGCGGCAAGCATGTCGTGATGTATCGCAAGGCCGACGGTTCGATCGCCGCGCTGGAGGACGCCTGCTGGCATCGCCTGGTGCCGCTGTCCAAGGGCCGGCTCGAAGGCGACACCGTGGTCTGCGGCTATCACGGCCTGAAATTCAATGCGCAGGGCCGCTGCACCTTCATGCCCTCGCAGGAGACCATCAATCCGTCGGCCTGCGTGCGCTCCTATCCCGTGGTCGAGCGCCACCGCTACATCTGGCTCTGGATGGGCGATCCCGCGCTGGCCGATCCCGCGCTCGTCCCCGACCTGCACTGGAATCACGATCCGGCCTGGGCCGGCGACGGCAAGACCATCCACGTCAAATGCGACTATCGCCTCGTGCTCGACAATCTCATGGATCTCACCCACGAGACCTTCGTGCACGGTTCCTCGATCGGCAACGAAGCGGTCGCCGAGGCGCCGTTCGACGTCACCCATGGCGAGAAGACCGTCACGGTGACCCGCTGGATGCGGAACATCGAGCCCCCGCCGTTCTGGGCCAAGCAGCTCGGCAAGCCCGGCCTCGTCGACCGCTGGCAGATCATCCGTTTCGAGGCGCCGTGCACCATCGCGATCGATGTCGGCGTGGCGCCCGCCGGCACCGGCGCGCCGGAAGGCGACCGCTCGCAGGGCGTCAACGGCTTCGTGCTCAACACCATCACGCCGGAGACCGAGAAGACCTGCCACTATTTCTGGGCGTTCGTGCGCAACTACCAGCTCGGCGAGCAGCGTATCACCTCCGAGATCCGCGAGGGCGTCTCCGGCATCTTCCGCGAGGACGAACTGATCCTCGAAGCGCAACAGCGCGCCATGGACGAGAATCCGGACCGCATCTTCTACAACCTCAACATCGACGCCGGCGCGATGTGGTCGCGCAAGCTGATCGACAAGATGGTGGCGAAGGAAAGCGCGCCGCAGCGCCTTCAGGCCGCGGAGTAG
- the pgm gene encoding phosphoglucomutase (alpha-D-glucose-1,6-bisphosphate-dependent) codes for MADVHPAAGKQASPDALTNIPRLVTAYFAGKPDVADPAQRVAFGTSGHRGTSFKNTFNEGHILATTQAICDYRKEKGLTGPLFIGIDTHALAEPALVSAVEVFAANGVDIMIDKDGGYTPTPVISRAILAYNKGRTDGLADGVVITPSHNPPDDGGYKYNPPHGGPADTDVTGVVEKRANAYLADALKGVKRMDYAKALKSSTVHPTDFVTPYVAALGEVVDLELVKSADINIGIDPLGGAAVHYWHPIIERYGLKATVVNEAIDPTFRFMTVDWDGKIRMDCSSPYAMASLIAMRDRFDVAFANDTDADRHGIVTRSGGLMNPNHYLATAISYLFAHRPNWGKDAAIGKTVVSSSIIDRVAKKLGRKLVETPVGFKWFVDGLLTGGFGFGGEESAGASFLRRDGGVWTTDKDGIILGLLAAEIMARTGRDPSQLFGDLTAEFGVPHYARIDVAATGPQKTILKSVTPEQLGLKSLAGDPVRATLSKAPGNGQPFGGIKVETDFGWFAARPSGTEDVYKIYAESFRSPEHLKRIQEEAQAGLAKVFAA; via the coding sequence GTGGCTGATGTTCATCCCGCGGCGGGCAAGCAGGCTTCGCCGGACGCGCTCACCAATATTCCGCGGCTGGTGACGGCCTATTTCGCCGGCAAGCCCGATGTCGCGGATCCCGCGCAGCGCGTGGCGTTCGGCACCTCCGGCCATCGCGGCACCTCGTTCAAGAACACGTTCAACGAAGGCCATATCCTCGCGACCACGCAGGCGATCTGCGATTATCGAAAGGAAAAGGGCCTGACCGGCCCGCTCTTCATCGGCATCGACACCCACGCCCTGGCCGAGCCGGCGCTGGTCAGTGCCGTCGAGGTGTTCGCCGCCAACGGCGTCGACATCATGATCGACAAGGACGGCGGCTACACGCCGACGCCGGTGATCTCGCGCGCGATCCTCGCCTACAACAAGGGCCGCACTGACGGCTTGGCCGACGGCGTCGTCATCACGCCCTCGCACAACCCGCCGGACGATGGCGGCTACAAATACAATCCGCCGCATGGCGGCCCGGCCGACACCGATGTCACGGGCGTGGTCGAGAAGCGCGCCAATGCCTACCTCGCCGACGCTCTCAAGGGCGTCAAGCGCATGGACTACGCCAAGGCGCTGAAATCATCGACCGTCCATCCGACCGACTTCGTCACGCCCTATGTCGCAGCTCTCGGCGAGGTCGTCGATCTCGAGCTCGTCAAATCCGCCGACATCAACATCGGCATCGACCCGCTCGGCGGCGCCGCCGTGCACTATTGGCATCCGATCATCGAGCGCTACGGCCTGAAGGCCACCGTGGTGAACGAGGCAATCGATCCGACCTTCCGCTTCATGACGGTGGACTGGGACGGCAAGATCCGCATGGACTGCTCCTCGCCCTACGCCATGGCGAGCCTGATCGCGATGCGCGACCGCTTCGACGTCGCCTTTGCCAACGACACCGACGCCGACCGCCACGGCATCGTGACGCGATCCGGCGGCCTGATGAACCCGAACCATTATCTGGCGACCGCGATCTCCTATCTGTTCGCGCATCGGCCGAACTGGGGCAAGGACGCCGCGATCGGCAAGACCGTGGTGTCGAGCTCGATCATCGATCGCGTCGCCAAGAAGCTCGGCCGCAAGCTGGTCGAGACGCCGGTCGGCTTCAAATGGTTCGTCGACGGCCTGCTCACCGGCGGCTTCGGCTTCGGTGGCGAGGAAAGTGCGGGCGCCTCGTTCCTGCGCCGCGACGGCGGGGTCTGGACCACCGACAAGGACGGCATCATCCTCGGCCTGCTCGCCGCCGAGATCATGGCCAGGACCGGCCGCGATCCGAGCCAGCTGTTCGGCGATCTCACCGCCGAGTTCGGCGTGCCGCATTACGCCCGCATCGACGTCGCGGCGACAGGGCCGCAGAAGACCATCCTGAAGTCCGTCACGCCCGAGCAACTCGGTCTCAAAAGCCTCGCCGGCGATCCGGTCCGTGCCACCTTGAGCAAGGCGCCCGGCAACGGCCAGCCCTTCGGCGGCATCAAGGTCGAGACCGATTTCGGCTGGTTCGCGGCAAGGCCGTCGGGGACGGAGGATGTCTACAAGATCTACGCGGAGAGCTTCCGTAGCCCGGAGCACCTGAAGCGGATTCAGGAGGAGGCGCAGGCGGGTCTGGCGAAGGTATTCGCGGCGTAG
- a CDS encoding ABC transporter substrate-binding protein, whose amino-acid sequence MRLRLSICLAVLALALSAISARAETVLRYGISMADIPLTTGQPDRGAGAYQFTAYTIYDPLVAWEMDVADRPGKLVPGLATEWKVDDADKTKWRFTLRKGVKFHDGSEFNADAVIWNLDKVLNDKAPQFDKRQSAQVKTRLPSVASYAKIDDFTVEITTKTVDSFFPYQMLWFLVSSPAQYDKLGKDWDKFASQPSGTGPFKLTKLVPRELAELSKNPDYWNKKRIPKADKIVLVPMPEALTRTNALLAGQVDLIETPAPDAVPQLKAAGMKLVDNVTPHVWNYHLSVLPGSPWTDIRLRKALNLAIDRDGVVGLMNGLAKPAKGQVDPSSPWFGKPAFELKYDLAAAKKLVEEAGYSKTKPLKATFIIAQGGTGQMLSLPMNEFLQQSFKEIGIEIDFKVVELETLYTHWRKGAADEMNAGITANNIAYVTSDPLYAIVRFFHSGQIAPVGVNWGGYKNPKVDALIDEAKQTFDSTKQDELLAQAHALIVDDATLVWVVHDTNPHALSPKVKQFVQAQHWFQDLTTIGME is encoded by the coding sequence ATGCGTCTTCGTCTGTCGATTTGTCTCGCCGTGCTTGCGCTGGCGTTGTCCGCAATCTCGGCGCGCGCCGAAACCGTGCTGCGCTACGGCATCTCGATGGCGGACATCCCGCTGACCACGGGTCAACCCGATCGCGGCGCCGGCGCCTACCAGTTCACGGCCTACACGATCTACGACCCGCTGGTGGCCTGGGAGATGGACGTCGCCGATCGACCCGGCAAGCTGGTGCCGGGGCTCGCGACCGAGTGGAAGGTGGATGACGCCGACAAGACCAAATGGCGCTTTACGCTTCGCAAGGGCGTCAAGTTTCACGACGGCAGCGAGTTCAATGCCGATGCGGTGATCTGGAATCTGGACAAGGTGCTCAACGACAAGGCGCCGCAATTCGACAAGCGGCAGAGCGCGCAGGTGAAGACCCGCCTGCCCTCGGTCGCGAGCTATGCCAAGATCGACGACTTCACGGTGGAGATCACCACCAAGACGGTCGATTCCTTCTTTCCCTATCAGATGCTGTGGTTCCTGGTGTCGAGCCCCGCGCAATACGACAAGCTCGGCAAGGATTGGGACAAGTTCGCCAGCCAGCCTTCCGGCACCGGCCCGTTCAAATTGACGAAGCTGGTGCCGCGAGAGCTCGCAGAACTCAGCAAGAACCCCGACTACTGGAACAAGAAGCGCATCCCGAAGGCCGACAAGATCGTGCTGGTGCCGATGCCGGAGGCGCTGACGCGCACCAATGCGCTGCTGGCGGGCCAGGTCGATCTGATCGAGACGCCGGCACCGGACGCGGTGCCGCAACTCAAGGCCGCCGGCATGAAGCTCGTCGACAACGTCACGCCGCATGTCTGGAACTATCACCTGTCGGTGCTGCCGGGCTCGCCCTGGACCGACATCCGCCTGCGCAAGGCGCTGAACCTCGCGATCGATCGCGATGGGGTGGTCGGGCTGATGAACGGCCTCGCAAAACCCGCCAAAGGCCAGGTCGATCCGTCCAGCCCGTGGTTCGGCAAGCCGGCCTTCGAGCTGAAATACGATCTCGCCGCGGCGAAGAAGCTGGTCGAGGAAGCCGGCTACTCCAAGACCAAGCCGCTGAAGGCCACCTTCATCATCGCGCAGGGCGGCACCGGCCAGATGCTGTCGCTGCCGATGAACGAATTCCTGCAGCAGAGCTTCAAGGAGATCGGCATCGAGATCGATTTCAAGGTCGTCGAGCTCGAGACGCTCTACACGCATTGGCGCAAGGGCGCGGCCGACGAGATGAATGCCGGCATCACCGCCAACAACATCGCCTACGTCACCTCGGACCCGCTCTACGCCATTGTCCGCTTCTTCCATTCGGGGCAGATCGCGCCCGTGGGCGTCAACTGGGGCGGCTACAAGAACCCCAAGGTCGACGCGCTGATCGACGAGGCCAAGCAGACGTTCGATTCCACCAAGCAGGACGAGCTGCTGGCGCAGGCGCACGCCCTGATCGTCGACGATGCCACGCTGGTCTGGGTCGTCCACGACACCAACCCGCACGCGCTGTCGCCGAAGGTGAAGCAGTTCGTGCAGGCCCAGCACTGGTTTCAGGATCTGACGACGATCGGGATGGAGTGA